A stretch of the Capsicum annuum cultivar UCD-10X-F1 chromosome 10, UCD10Xv1.1, whole genome shotgun sequence genome encodes the following:
- the LOC107845783 gene encoding cell division control protein 2 homolog C has product MEKYEKLEKVGEGTYGKVYRAKDKATGQLVALKKTRLEMDEEGIPPTALREISLLKMLSHSLYIVRLLCVEHIDKNGKPFLYLVFEYLDTDLKKFIDSHRKGPNARPLPPSLIQSFLYQLCKGVAHCHSHGVLHRDLKPQNLLVDKEKGILKIADLGLGRAFTVPMKSYTHEIVTLWYRAPEVLLGSTHYSTAVDMWSVGCIFAEMVRRQALFPGDSEFQQLLYIFRLVGTPTDKQWPGVTSLRDWHVYPQWEPQNLASAVPALGPDGVDLLANMLKFNPADRISAKAALDHPYFDSLDKSQF; this is encoded by the exons ATGGAGAAATACGAGAAATTGGAGAAAGTTGGTGAAGGAACTTATGGAAAAGTATACAGAGCAAAGGACAAAGCGACAGGACAACTGGTGGCTCTGAAGAAAACTCGGCTTGAAATGGACGAAGAAGGCATACCGCCTACTGCTTTAAGAGAGATCTCGCTTCTTAAGATGCTTTCTCATTCTCTCTACATTGTTCGTTTGCTGTGTGTTGAGCATATTGATAAAAATGGGAAACCCTTTCTTTACCTTGTTTTTGAGTATTTGGATACTGATCTTAAGAAGTTTATTGATTCACATCGGAAAGGACCTAATGCTAGGCCCCTTCCTCCTTCCCTTATCCAG AGTTTCTTGTATCAATTGTGCAAAGGGGTTGCTCATTGCCATAGCCATGGAGTTCTCCACAG AGATTTAAAGCCGCAGAATCTTCTAGTGGACAAAGAGAAGGGTATACTTAAGATTGCTGATCTGGGTCTTGGAAGGGCGTTTACTGTACCCATGAAGAGTTACACCCACGAG ATTGTTACTCTATGGTATAGAGCTCCTGAAGTTTTGTTGGGATCTACTCATTACTCAACTGCTGTTGATATGTGGTCTGTGGGTTGTATTTTTG CTGAGATGGTTCGAAGGCAAGCCTTGTTTCCTGGTGACTCTGAGTTTCAGCAATTGCTTTACATATTCAG GCTAGTAGGAACTCCAACTGATAAACAGTGGCCTGGAGTTACTTCACTCCGCGACTGGCATGTTTATCCACAATGGGAACCTCAGAACTTGGCCTCTGCTGTTCCAGCTTTGGGACCTGATGGTGTGGACCTCCTTGCG AACATGCTCAAATTTAATCCAGCAGATAGGATTTCAGCAAAAGCTGCCCTTGATCATCCATACTTTGACAGCTTGGACAAGTCTCAATTCTGA